The following coding sequences lie in one Bacillota bacterium genomic window:
- a CDS encoding DUF45 domain-containing protein, with amino-acid sequence MKPGTPRSRELTLDVDGTRLHVVIQRKAVKNVNARLAGSELRVSAPAAVPDDVLEPVVRDLARKLLRRVEARRINGQTDALALARRVAARFPEPPAVRQVLFVTTQSARWGSYSAATRTVRLNAILLRMPSWVLESVVAHELAHVFHLDHSPAFRELLRRVDPRADEAHAFLAGVSWLARSWGSLPAAERRRLAGMAPGEGEGRGLSGGADTGAS; translated from the coding sequence ATGAAGCCGGGAACCCCCCGCTCCCGCGAACTCACGCTCGACGTCGACGGAACGCGGCTCCACGTCGTGATCCAGAGGAAGGCGGTCAAGAACGTCAACGCGCGCCTGGCCGGCTCGGAGCTCCGCGTCAGCGCGCCCGCGGCCGTCCCCGACGACGTGCTCGAGCCCGTCGTCCGCGATCTCGCGAGGAAGCTGCTTCGCCGCGTCGAGGCACGCCGGATCAACGGCCAGACCGACGCGCTCGCGCTGGCTCGGCGCGTCGCCGCCCGCTTCCCCGAGCCGCCGGCCGTCCGCCAGGTCCTCTTCGTCACCACCCAGTCCGCCCGCTGGGGGAGCTACAGCGCCGCCACCCGGACCGTCCGCCTCAACGCCATCCTGCTCAGGATGCCTTCCTGGGTGCTGGAGTCGGTCGTCGCGCACGAGCTGGCGCACGTCTTCCACCTCGACCACTCGCCCGCCTTCCGCGAGCTGCTCCGCCGCGTCGACCCCCGCGCGGACGAGGCGCACGCCTTCCTGGCGGGGGTGAGCTGGCTCGCCCGCTCGTGGGGGAGCCTGCCCGCCGCGGAACGGCGGCGGCTGGCGGGCATGGCGCCCGGGGAGGGGGAGGGTCGGGGCCTTTCCGGCGGCGCCGATACGGGAGCATCCTGA